A DNA window from Desulfatiglans sp. contains the following coding sequences:
- a CDS encoding plasmid stabilization protein gives MASLTIRNIDDSLKATLRMSAALNKRSMEEEARQILKRYLLHQKCSTGIGTRISKLFSEIGGVELPQVSRSLPRQSSILSND, from the coding sequence ATGGCAAGTTTAACAATTCGAAATATTGATGATTCTCTTAAAGCTACTCTCAGAATGAGTGCAGCCTTAAATAAAAGGTCGATGGAGGAAGAAGCCAGACAAATCCTTAAGCGTTATTTATTGCATCAAAAATGTTCCACTGGCATTGGCACTCGTATTTCAAAGCTTTTTTCAGAAATTGGTGGTGTAGAGTTGCCCCAGGTATCTCGTTCATTGCCGCGCCAATCT